The proteins below are encoded in one region of Oncorhynchus gorbuscha isolate QuinsamMale2020 ecotype Even-year linkage group LG01, OgorEven_v1.0, whole genome shotgun sequence:
- the LOC124000028 gene encoding uromodulin-like isoform X1, translating into MALKFNLKVNCCGIYQVFLVLVIFCCDRVLGICTVTHCTDTTKCLLSLDKSNCKCAVGYYGDLCDKVATINVMCGKDYITIMVNEDFFQYYKVPMESLHLKNESCRAQKEVMSDVPYYIVRISKDQYVSCGGKPLEKNITHIAYALTLMSAPQVYGNIIRDPMIKIEYTCIYPYIRTVSLPYPIIPFSSETVMRMGELDAKVEMALFTDHTYTEAFQSSPLIHLRDRVYVEIKVVELEDVFHLRVNECWATQSPKPNQTDSSVHTLLRNGCVNDETVTFLNTTMGANGEASTIRYSFDMFRFVVEPHDLYLHCAVRLCSLDDDEPCIPECKSITKRAAVRGDPTHGLLSYGPIRIDIPDRPQSNLLLLMIPVAGIWVLGLFLLALITIAKAGNRRLSQLANR; encoded by the exons ATGGCGCTCAAATTCAACTTGAAG GTTAATTGCTGTGGAATTTACCAGGTATTTTTGGTCCTCGTCATTTTCTGCTGTGACCGTGTCCTTG GAATATGCACTGTCACACACTGCACTGACACAACCAAGTGTTTGCTGTCCCTCGACAAAAGCAACTGCAAATGTGCTGTTGGCTACTATGGAGACCTGTGTGACAAAG tTGCTACCATCAATGTCATGTGTGGCAAAGACTACATTACTATCATGGTGAATGAGGACTTTTTCCAGTACTACAAAGTACCTATGGAATCTCTGCACTTGAAGAATGAGTCTTGTCGTGCCCAAAAGGAGGTCATGTCTGATGTCCCATACTACATTGTGCGGATATCAAAGGATCAGTATGTTTCCTGTGGCGGTAAACCACTGGAG AAAAACATCACTCACATTGCATACGCCTTAACTCTCATGTCGGCCCCTCAAGTCTATGGAAATATAATAAGAGACCCAATGATAAAAATTGAGTACACGTGTATCTACCCATACATCCGCACTGTCAGTTTGCCGTACCCCATCATCCCCTTCTCTAG TGAGACTGTGATGCGGATGGGTGAGTTGGATGCCAAGGTGGAGATGGCCCTCTTCACAGATCACACCTACACAGAGGCGTTCCAAAGCTCACCGCTGATCCACCTCCGGGACAGGGTGTATGTGGAGATCAAGGTCGTGGAGCTGGAGGACGTCTTCCACTTGAGGGTGAATGAATGCTGGGCCACACAGTCCCCCAAACCcaaccagacagacagctcagttcACACCCTGCTGCGCAATGG GTGTGTGAATGACGAAACTGTCACATTTCTCAATACGACAATGGGCGCCAATGGAGAGGCCTCAACCATCCGGTACAGCTTTGACATGTTCCGCTTTGTTGTGGAGCCTCATGACCTGTACCTGCACTGCGCAGTGCGCTTGTGCTCCCTGGACGATGACGAACCCTGCATTCCT GAGTGCAAATCTATAACCAAGAGGGCAGCAGTGCGTGGAGACCCAACTCATGGTCTACTGTCATATGGACCAATCAGGATTGACATACCAGACCGACCCCAATCTA ATCTGCTGCTGCTGATGATTCCTGTGGCTGGCATCTGGGTCCTGGGCCTCTTCCTCCTCGCCCTAATCACCATCGCTAAGGCAGGAAACCGACGACTGTCACAGCTAGCAAACCGCTGA
- the LOC124000028 gene encoding uromodulin-like isoform X2, whose product MALKFNLKVFLVLVIFCCDRVLGICTVTHCTDTTKCLLSLDKSNCKCAVGYYGDLCDKVATINVMCGKDYITIMVNEDFFQYYKVPMESLHLKNESCRAQKEVMSDVPYYIVRISKDQYVSCGGKPLEKNITHIAYALTLMSAPQVYGNIIRDPMIKIEYTCIYPYIRTVSLPYPIIPFSSETVMRMGELDAKVEMALFTDHTYTEAFQSSPLIHLRDRVYVEIKVVELEDVFHLRVNECWATQSPKPNQTDSSVHTLLRNGCVNDETVTFLNTTMGANGEASTIRYSFDMFRFVVEPHDLYLHCAVRLCSLDDDEPCIPECKSITKRAAVRGDPTHGLLSYGPIRIDIPDRPQSNLLLLMIPVAGIWVLGLFLLALITIAKAGNRRLSQLANR is encoded by the exons ATGGCGCTCAAATTCAACTTGAAG GTATTTTTGGTCCTCGTCATTTTCTGCTGTGACCGTGTCCTTG GAATATGCACTGTCACACACTGCACTGACACAACCAAGTGTTTGCTGTCCCTCGACAAAAGCAACTGCAAATGTGCTGTTGGCTACTATGGAGACCTGTGTGACAAAG tTGCTACCATCAATGTCATGTGTGGCAAAGACTACATTACTATCATGGTGAATGAGGACTTTTTCCAGTACTACAAAGTACCTATGGAATCTCTGCACTTGAAGAATGAGTCTTGTCGTGCCCAAAAGGAGGTCATGTCTGATGTCCCATACTACATTGTGCGGATATCAAAGGATCAGTATGTTTCCTGTGGCGGTAAACCACTGGAG AAAAACATCACTCACATTGCATACGCCTTAACTCTCATGTCGGCCCCTCAAGTCTATGGAAATATAATAAGAGACCCAATGATAAAAATTGAGTACACGTGTATCTACCCATACATCCGCACTGTCAGTTTGCCGTACCCCATCATCCCCTTCTCTAG TGAGACTGTGATGCGGATGGGTGAGTTGGATGCCAAGGTGGAGATGGCCCTCTTCACAGATCACACCTACACAGAGGCGTTCCAAAGCTCACCGCTGATCCACCTCCGGGACAGGGTGTATGTGGAGATCAAGGTCGTGGAGCTGGAGGACGTCTTCCACTTGAGGGTGAATGAATGCTGGGCCACACAGTCCCCCAAACCcaaccagacagacagctcagttcACACCCTGCTGCGCAATGG GTGTGTGAATGACGAAACTGTCACATTTCTCAATACGACAATGGGCGCCAATGGAGAGGCCTCAACCATCCGGTACAGCTTTGACATGTTCCGCTTTGTTGTGGAGCCTCATGACCTGTACCTGCACTGCGCAGTGCGCTTGTGCTCCCTGGACGATGACGAACCCTGCATTCCT GAGTGCAAATCTATAACCAAGAGGGCAGCAGTGCGTGGAGACCCAACTCATGGTCTACTGTCATATGGACCAATCAGGATTGACATACCAGACCGACCCCAATCTA ATCTGCTGCTGCTGATGATTCCTGTGGCTGGCATCTGGGTCCTGGGCCTCTTCCTCCTCGCCCTAATCACCATCGCTAAGGCAGGAAACCGACGACTGTCACAGCTAGCAAACCGCTGA
- the LOC124000143 gene encoding uromodulin-like isoform X1, whose protein sequence is MALKFNLKVNCCGIYQVFLVLVIFCCDRVLGICTVTHCTDTTKCLLSLDKSNCKCAVGYYGDLCDKVATINVMCGKDYITIMVNEDFFQYYKVPMESLHLKNESCRAQKEVMSDVPYYIVRISKDQYVSCGGKPLEKNITHIAYALTLMSAPQVYGNIIRDPMIKIEYTCIYPYIRTVSLPYPIIPFSSETVFRMGELDAKVEMALFTDHTYTEAFQSSPLIHLRDRVYVEIKVVELEDVFHLRVNECWATQSPKPNQTDSSVHTLLRNGCVNDETVTFLNTTMGANGEASTIRYSFDMFRFVVEPHDLYLHCAVRLCSLDDDEPCIPECKSITKRAAVRGDPTHGLLSYGPIRIDIPDRPQSNLLLLMIPVAGIWVLGLFLLALITIAKAGNRRLSQLANR, encoded by the exons ATGGCGCTCAAATTCAACTTGAAG GTTAATTGCTGTGGAATTTACCAGGTATTTTTGGTCCTCGTCATTTTCTGCTGTGACCGTGTCCTTG GAATATGCACTGTCACACACTGCACTGACACAACCAAGTGTTTGCTGTCCCTCGACAAAAGCAACTGCAAATGTGCTGTTGGCTACTATGGAGACCTGTGTGACAAAG tTGCTACCATCAATGTCATGTGTGGCAAAGACTACATTACTATCATGGTGAATGAGGACTTTTTCCAGTACTACAAAGTACCTATGGAATCTCTGCACTTGAAGAATGAGTCTTGTCGTGCCCAAAAGGAGGTCATGTCTGATGTCCCATACTACATTGTGCGGATATCAAAGGATCAGTATGTTTCCTGTGGCGGTAAACCACTGGAG AAAAACATCACTCACATTGCATACGCCTTAACTCTCATGTCGGCCCCTCAAGTCTATGGAAATATAATAAGAGACCCAATGATAAAAATTGAGTACACGTGTATCTACCCATACATCCGCACTGTCAGTTTGCCGTACCCCATCATCCCCTTCTCTAG TGAGACTGTGTTTCGGATGGGTGAGTTGGATGCCAAGGTGGAGATGGCCCTCTTCACAGATCACACCTACACAGAGGCGTTCCAAAGCTCACCGCTGATCCACCTCCGGGACAGGGTGTATGTGGAGATCAAGGTCGTGGAGCTGGAGGACGTCTTCCACTTGAGGGTGAATGAATGCTGGGCCACACAGTCCCCCAAACCcaaccagacagacagctcagttcACACCCTGCTGCGCAATGG GTGTGTGAATGACGAAACTGTCACATTTCTCAATACGACAATGGGCGCCAATGGAGAGGCCTCAACCATCCGGTACAGCTTTGACATGTTCCGCTTTGTTGTGGAGCCTCATGACCTGTACCTGCACTGCGCAGTGCGCTTGTGCTCCCTGGACGATGACGAACCCTGCATTCCT GAGTGCAAATCTATAACCAAGAGGGCAGCAGTGCGTGGAGACCCAACTCATGGTCTACTGTCATATGGACCAATCAGGATTGACATACCAGACCGACCCCAATCTA ATCTGCTGCTGCTGATGATTCCTGTGGCTGGCATCTGGGTCCTGGGCCTCTTCCTCCTCGCCCTAATCACCATCGCTAAGGCAGGAAACCGACGACTGTCACAGCTAGCAAACCGCTGA
- the LOC124000143 gene encoding uromodulin-like isoform X2 translates to MALKFNLKVFLVLVIFCCDRVLGICTVTHCTDTTKCLLSLDKSNCKCAVGYYGDLCDKVATINVMCGKDYITIMVNEDFFQYYKVPMESLHLKNESCRAQKEVMSDVPYYIVRISKDQYVSCGGKPLEKNITHIAYALTLMSAPQVYGNIIRDPMIKIEYTCIYPYIRTVSLPYPIIPFSSETVFRMGELDAKVEMALFTDHTYTEAFQSSPLIHLRDRVYVEIKVVELEDVFHLRVNECWATQSPKPNQTDSSVHTLLRNGCVNDETVTFLNTTMGANGEASTIRYSFDMFRFVVEPHDLYLHCAVRLCSLDDDEPCIPECKSITKRAAVRGDPTHGLLSYGPIRIDIPDRPQSNLLLLMIPVAGIWVLGLFLLALITIAKAGNRRLSQLANR, encoded by the exons ATGGCGCTCAAATTCAACTTGAAG GTATTTTTGGTCCTCGTCATTTTCTGCTGTGACCGTGTCCTTG GAATATGCACTGTCACACACTGCACTGACACAACCAAGTGTTTGCTGTCCCTCGACAAAAGCAACTGCAAATGTGCTGTTGGCTACTATGGAGACCTGTGTGACAAAG tTGCTACCATCAATGTCATGTGTGGCAAAGACTACATTACTATCATGGTGAATGAGGACTTTTTCCAGTACTACAAAGTACCTATGGAATCTCTGCACTTGAAGAATGAGTCTTGTCGTGCCCAAAAGGAGGTCATGTCTGATGTCCCATACTACATTGTGCGGATATCAAAGGATCAGTATGTTTCCTGTGGCGGTAAACCACTGGAG AAAAACATCACTCACATTGCATACGCCTTAACTCTCATGTCGGCCCCTCAAGTCTATGGAAATATAATAAGAGACCCAATGATAAAAATTGAGTACACGTGTATCTACCCATACATCCGCACTGTCAGTTTGCCGTACCCCATCATCCCCTTCTCTAG TGAGACTGTGTTTCGGATGGGTGAGTTGGATGCCAAGGTGGAGATGGCCCTCTTCACAGATCACACCTACACAGAGGCGTTCCAAAGCTCACCGCTGATCCACCTCCGGGACAGGGTGTATGTGGAGATCAAGGTCGTGGAGCTGGAGGACGTCTTCCACTTGAGGGTGAATGAATGCTGGGCCACACAGTCCCCCAAACCcaaccagacagacagctcagttcACACCCTGCTGCGCAATGG GTGTGTGAATGACGAAACTGTCACATTTCTCAATACGACAATGGGCGCCAATGGAGAGGCCTCAACCATCCGGTACAGCTTTGACATGTTCCGCTTTGTTGTGGAGCCTCATGACCTGTACCTGCACTGCGCAGTGCGCTTGTGCTCCCTGGACGATGACGAACCCTGCATTCCT GAGTGCAAATCTATAACCAAGAGGGCAGCAGTGCGTGGAGACCCAACTCATGGTCTACTGTCATATGGACCAATCAGGATTGACATACCAGACCGACCCCAATCTA ATCTGCTGCTGCTGATGATTCCTGTGGCTGGCATCTGGGTCCTGGGCCTCTTCCTCCTCGCCCTAATCACCATCGCTAAGGCAGGAAACCGACGACTGTCACAGCTAGCAAACCGCTGA